In Acaryochloris marina S15, a single genomic region encodes these proteins:
- a CDS encoding cytochrome P450, whose protein sequence is MTGRSAGSLTTGLHNTLKQMEAKPRQWVESKVQSSSQMLFQMLFQLIFRKQTQAFGRIPGPQPLFPIGNISALQQGKPIWQVLGEQGQHYGGLSLFWILARPSLVLNDPDLIQQVLLTAQQQTGHPSHGHRATQADFYKDIPRKALRPILTESHPFVAKNAGPKWQHLVQNNPFNMTYFHEWMETQVQPLQAFIEGRAEELVQQSETDMLPAYDAIQKLVFDGFSLATVGQVFPDQVFEQFNTLCATGTDRMNRSSIASWMIPEEPKGKHYKEASRQWFQRFGEVMETTQANPAGGSLLDWVLQRGGSAFTPEQMRNFCAGVYPGGAVSAPSGITSTLHLLFQHPQALSALHQDLAGLFREPLTLERLENCVPVEQVLRESLRLWPPVPFFTRNTVRTIHLAGHDIPANTQIFINNWFLQRLSPHWQDSESFKPERWDAKTLAENDYGSDYFFPFGRGDRACIGQDFAKFFMRLTIAILLAKVEIQFGDQPHDQEFYFGVSVPRQLKARFVLRA, encoded by the coding sequence ATGACAGGACGATCAGCCGGATCACTCACCACAGGACTACACAATACCCTCAAACAGATGGAGGCCAAACCACGACAGTGGGTGGAGTCAAAAGTACAGTCCTCTTCACAGATGCTTTTTCAGATGCTTTTTCAGCTGATCTTTCGCAAACAAACCCAAGCGTTCGGCAGAATTCCAGGTCCTCAACCGCTTTTTCCCATCGGTAATATCTCGGCCCTGCAGCAAGGGAAACCCATTTGGCAGGTGCTCGGAGAACAGGGACAGCACTATGGTGGCTTATCCTTATTCTGGATTTTGGCTCGGCCATCCTTGGTTCTCAACGACCCTGATTTAATCCAGCAAGTCTTGCTCACCGCCCAGCAGCAAACCGGCCACCCTTCCCATGGACATCGGGCCACCCAAGCTGATTTTTATAAAGATATCCCCCGCAAAGCCCTCCGCCCGATTCTGACAGAGAGTCATCCTTTTGTTGCCAAAAATGCTGGACCGAAATGGCAGCACCTGGTTCAAAATAATCCCTTCAATATGACTTACTTCCACGAGTGGATGGAGACTCAAGTCCAGCCCTTGCAAGCCTTTATCGAAGGTCGGGCGGAGGAACTGGTCCAGCAGTCAGAGACCGACATGCTCCCGGCTTATGATGCCATTCAAAAGCTAGTCTTCGATGGTTTTTCCCTGGCTACAGTCGGCCAAGTGTTCCCCGATCAGGTGTTCGAACAGTTCAATACCCTCTGTGCAACGGGGACCGATCGCATGAACCGATCGTCCATCGCCAGCTGGATGATTCCGGAAGAACCCAAAGGTAAACATTACAAAGAAGCGAGTCGCCAATGGTTTCAACGCTTTGGCGAAGTGATGGAAACCACTCAAGCTAATCCTGCCGGTGGATCGCTACTGGACTGGGTTCTGCAACGAGGGGGGTCTGCCTTTACCCCTGAACAAATGCGGAACTTCTGTGCTGGAGTCTACCCAGGCGGAGCGGTGTCGGCTCCCAGTGGTATTACGTCTACGCTTCATTTGCTGTTTCAGCATCCTCAAGCCTTATCTGCTCTTCACCAAGATCTGGCAGGGTTATTCCGTGAACCCCTCACCTTGGAACGACTGGAAAACTGTGTCCCAGTGGAGCAAGTATTGCGAGAGTCTCTACGGTTATGGCCCCCCGTGCCCTTTTTTACGCGCAATACGGTTCGCACCATCCATCTTGCGGGCCACGACATCCCCGCCAATACCCAAATCTTTATCAACAACTGGTTTCTTCAGCGTCTCTCTCCCCATTGGCAAGATTCAGAATCTTTTAAGCCAGAACGCTGGGATGCAAAAACTTTGGCAGAAAATGACTATGGCAGCGATTACTTTTTTCCATTTGGTCGAGGCGATCGGGCTTGCATCGGTCAAGATTTTGCCAAGTTCTTTATGCGCTTAACGATAGCCATCCTGCTGGCAAAAGTAGAGATCCAATTTGGCGATCAGCCCCATGATCAAGAATTTTACTTTGGGGTCTCTGTACCCAGACAGTTAAAAGCGCGATTTGTCTTGCGAGCATAA
- a CDS encoding trifunctional serine/threonine-protein kinase/ATP-binding protein/sensor histidine kinase — protein sequence MLGTIADCRLVEHLYESENSIVYRGQRQAEPHQVILKVLKEDYPTASELTRYRQEYEITRSLELEGVIKVLGLEPYQRTLAIILEDVEGVSLKTYYQGKAVPLVEFLPLAISITEVLGRIHSQNVIHKDLNPSNIIFNPDTHQLRIIDFGISTQLSRETTILKNPRILEGTLPYIAPEQTGRMNRSLDYRTDFYALGVMFYELLTGQLPFTAKDPLKLVHCHLAQQPIPPSQVNFDIPGVMSDLVMILMAKTAEERYQSAFGIQADLTACWQQLKQTGEIRAFPLRTQDHSDKFHIPQKLYGRSQEIAALLTAFERVNHPQDPTKSSEMMLVAGYSGIGKSALVAEVHKPITEKQGYFISGKYDQFQRDVPYSAVISAFQDLVKQLLTESETQLDQWRQRLLAALGPNGQVIIDVIPEIELITGPQPPVPELGPAEALNRFNLAFQNFIRVFCTPAHPLVVFLDDLQWADSASLKLIKLMMMDRQMRSLLLIGAYRDNEVDATHPLMTLVKQLWQEKVNIHTITLQPLSQLHLCQLIADTVHHNLETTLSLAELVLNKTEGNPFFVNEFLKNLYTEALLQFNSRAQQWEWDIAQIQSQDLTDNVIELLISKLKKLPSATQDALRLAACVGAEFDLHTLSLIRQQSHTEVFADLKVAIQLGLIFPQSELNDALVITDFRFGHDRIQQAAYALIDPDRRSTVHLSIGRLLWHNVEPDQLAERIFEVVDHLNQALPLITDLEEQDQVAQLNLKAGQKAKSATAYSAAVRYLQTGLSLVGETGWQKAYPLTLWLHQEAVEAAYLHQDYPQQEQLTTVVQQQARTVLDMVKVYRVKILARSAQNRHLEATDIGFEILERLGITFVDPTLENLQQELDQTKQLCADRSIQDLIRLSPMAAEDKLAAMQILSDILSSGYQASFERFILSNLKQIHLSLTYGNTAPSAFAYDCYGITLCGVVGDIEAGYQFGRLALAVVDQFQAKKTKSRVVFVFNAFVRHWTDPLNLTIPDLHEGYQIGLETGDLEYASYSLCWEAMHSLLTGEKLPDLALRMLEFQQAIAGFQQAACLLYLQIFQQVTSHLTEPNLDPTCLSGTYLQERQVIVDSADNKLALAFFYTLKAQVAYLLGQPATALESTQKAVDYVDGMTAAATVASLNFYDSLARLALYEALPPVEQEQMLARVATNQDQLQKWAVHAPANHQHKYCLVEAERFRVLRQLQQAGEAYDRAIALAQSHHYPNEAALANELAAKCFLQQERDNFARVYLNEAYYGYYCWGATAKLRQLEASYPYLLAQQVIHSQQGTIPTTPLVAAAATSTIRTGQALDLSTVLQASQAIAGEIVLDKLLMTLIKILVRNAGAQVGHLILNVEGRLVIEASFNSQSGQSQVLQSQSFAGQLPDSIVNYVLRTQESVVLQQATQDSNFGLDAYITTHQPKSILCAPLMNQGQLSGILYLENNLTTGAFTADRLEILQLLSGQAAIAIDNARLYTNLEEKVDERTQELSQALEDLQLAQDGLIQSEKMAALGQLIAGVAHEINTPLGAIRSSIEYIANFLDQHLTTLPQFFRELTPQQAEQFKSLLLRALTPSPTLSGRERRHTRKALAKQLSEQGIASAESLASLLLDLGICDGIHDLLPLLSEPESEPLLKMVRQFTRVRESTRDISTASDRSAKIVFALKTYARYDHSGEKIEANITDGIEAVLTLYHNQIKHGVTVHRSFAELPPIACYFDELNQVWTNLLHNALQAMDHQGTLDIDVSQQADQVCVKITDNGPGVPPELQGKIFEPFFTTKPPGEGSGLGLDIVHKIIDKHQGTLSLDSVPGRTTFSVTLPISVIPTPQPTPAL from the coding sequence ATGTTGGGGACAATCGCGGACTGTCGTCTGGTTGAGCATCTATATGAGAGTGAGAATTCCATTGTTTATCGGGGTCAACGACAGGCTGAGCCGCATCAGGTCATTCTGAAAGTTCTGAAAGAGGATTACCCAACTGCCTCGGAACTGACTCGGTATCGCCAAGAATATGAGATTACCCGCAGCCTAGAACTTGAAGGGGTGATCAAAGTGCTGGGGTTAGAACCCTATCAACGAACCCTAGCCATTATTTTGGAAGATGTGGAAGGGGTGTCCCTCAAGACTTATTACCAGGGAAAGGCCGTTCCGCTGGTTGAGTTTTTACCCCTAGCCATTAGTATTACCGAGGTATTAGGCCGGATCCACAGCCAAAATGTCATCCATAAGGATCTGAATCCTAGCAACATCATTTTTAATCCAGATACCCATCAATTACGGATCATCGATTTTGGCATTTCTACTCAGCTGAGCCGAGAAACAACGATTCTCAAAAACCCTCGCATCCTCGAAGGAACGCTGCCCTATATCGCTCCTGAACAAACGGGGCGCATGAATCGTTCCTTGGATTATCGGACAGACTTCTATGCCTTGGGGGTGATGTTTTATGAGCTGCTAACGGGACAGTTACCCTTTACCGCCAAGGATCCGCTGAAATTAGTCCATTGCCACCTCGCCCAACAGCCCATCCCTCCCAGTCAAGTCAATTTCGATATTCCTGGGGTGATGTCTGACTTGGTGATGATCTTAATGGCGAAAACCGCCGAGGAACGGTATCAGAGTGCCTTTGGGATTCAAGCTGATTTGACTGCCTGTTGGCAACAACTCAAGCAAACTGGGGAAATTCGCGCCTTTCCGCTCCGTACCCAGGATCATTCAGATAAGTTTCATATTCCCCAAAAGCTCTATGGGCGGTCCCAAGAAATTGCAGCCTTATTAACAGCATTTGAGCGGGTCAATCACCCTCAAGATCCGACCAAGAGTAGTGAAATGATGCTGGTGGCGGGTTACTCCGGAATTGGTAAATCGGCTTTAGTTGCAGAAGTCCATAAGCCGATTACCGAAAAGCAAGGGTACTTTATCTCTGGGAAGTATGACCAATTTCAGCGAGATGTGCCCTACTCGGCTGTCATCAGTGCGTTTCAAGATTTAGTCAAGCAACTTTTGACTGAAAGTGAAACCCAGCTAGACCAATGGCGACAAAGATTACTGGCGGCCTTGGGACCTAATGGTCAGGTTATCATTGACGTCATCCCTGAAATTGAGCTGATTACGGGGCCTCAGCCTCCGGTGCCTGAACTAGGGCCTGCAGAAGCCTTGAATCGGTTCAATCTGGCATTTCAAAATTTTATTCGGGTGTTTTGCACCCCAGCTCACCCCTTGGTGGTGTTTTTAGATGATTTGCAATGGGCGGATTCCGCCAGCTTGAAGTTGATCAAGCTGATGATGATGGATCGGCAAATGCGATCGCTGCTGTTAATCGGCGCTTACCGTGACAACGAAGTCGATGCCACCCATCCGTTGATGACCTTGGTGAAGCAGCTTTGGCAAGAAAAAGTCAACATCCATACGATTACTCTCCAGCCCCTCTCTCAACTGCATCTGTGTCAGCTGATTGCGGATACGGTTCACCATAATTTAGAGACTACCCTGTCCTTGGCAGAGCTGGTCCTGAATAAAACCGAAGGGAATCCTTTTTTTGTCAATGAATTTCTGAAAAATCTTTATACGGAAGCGCTGTTGCAGTTTAATTCTCGTGCTCAACAGTGGGAATGGGATATCGCCCAAATTCAGTCTCAAGATCTCACGGATAACGTGATCGAACTACTGATTAGTAAGCTGAAAAAATTACCCTCTGCTACCCAAGATGCCCTGCGGCTGGCTGCTTGTGTGGGAGCTGAATTTGATCTGCATACCCTCAGCTTGATTCGTCAGCAATCCCACACGGAGGTGTTTGCAGATTTGAAAGTCGCGATTCAGCTCGGGTTGATCTTTCCCCAGTCTGAGCTGAATGATGCATTAGTGATTACAGATTTTCGCTTTGGTCATGACCGGATTCAACAAGCCGCTTATGCCCTAATCGATCCTGACAGGCGCTCTACGGTGCACTTGAGCATTGGCCGGTTGCTGTGGCATAACGTGGAACCGGATCAACTGGCAGAGCGTATTTTTGAGGTGGTGGATCATCTCAATCAGGCGCTCCCCCTGATTACGGATCTAGAAGAACAAGATCAGGTCGCCCAACTTAACCTCAAAGCCGGCCAGAAAGCGAAATCAGCTACGGCTTATAGTGCTGCTGTGCGGTATCTACAAACAGGATTGAGTTTGGTGGGGGAGACGGGATGGCAAAAAGCCTATCCCCTAACTCTTTGGCTTCACCAAGAAGCAGTTGAAGCTGCTTATCTCCACCAAGATTATCCCCAGCAAGAACAGCTGACAACCGTGGTGCAGCAGCAGGCCAGAACCGTGTTGGATATGGTGAAAGTCTACCGGGTCAAAATTTTGGCTCGCTCTGCTCAGAATCGTCATCTAGAAGCAACGGATATTGGCTTTGAGATTTTGGAGCGCCTGGGAATCACGTTTGTAGACCCCACCCTCGAGAATTTACAGCAGGAATTGGATCAAACCAAGCAGCTCTGTGCGGATCGCTCGATTCAAGATTTGATCCGGTTGTCTCCTATGGCGGCTGAGGATAAACTCGCCGCGATGCAGATCCTCTCGGATATTTTGTCCTCTGGGTATCAAGCTTCTTTTGAACGCTTTATTCTCAGTAATCTGAAGCAAATTCACTTATCCCTTACCTATGGCAATACGGCTCCCTCCGCGTTTGCTTACGATTGTTATGGCATTACCCTCTGTGGGGTGGTGGGAGATATTGAAGCAGGCTACCAGTTTGGACGGTTAGCCCTAGCGGTGGTCGATCAGTTTCAGGCGAAAAAGACCAAGAGTCGGGTGGTCTTTGTGTTCAATGCGTTTGTGCGCCACTGGACTGACCCCCTGAATTTGACGATTCCTGATTTGCATGAAGGGTATCAGATTGGGTTAGAAACCGGGGATTTAGAATATGCCAGCTATTCCCTTTGTTGGGAGGCGATGCATTCTTTGCTGACGGGGGAGAAACTGCCAGATTTAGCATTGCGCATGCTGGAGTTTCAGCAAGCCATTGCTGGGTTTCAACAGGCGGCTTGCCTGCTCTATTTGCAAATTTTTCAACAGGTGACGTCCCACTTAACGGAGCCCAACTTGGATCCGACCTGCTTATCCGGGACTTACCTGCAAGAACGACAGGTCATTGTGGACAGTGCGGATAATAAGTTAGCTCTGGCTTTCTTTTATACCCTCAAAGCTCAGGTGGCTTACCTGTTGGGACAGCCGGCGACGGCCTTAGAGAGTACCCAAAAAGCGGTTGATTATGTGGATGGCATGACGGCTGCGGCGACGGTGGCGAGCCTCAATTTTTACGATTCTCTTGCTCGCCTGGCCCTTTACGAGGCTCTGCCTCCTGTTGAGCAAGAGCAGATGCTAGCAAGGGTGGCGACCAATCAAGACCAGCTGCAGAAATGGGCTGTCCATGCCCCGGCCAACCACCAGCATAAATATTGTCTGGTAGAAGCGGAGCGTTTTCGGGTATTGAGACAACTTCAACAGGCGGGGGAGGCCTATGATCGGGCGATTGCCCTGGCCCAGTCTCATCATTATCCGAATGAAGCAGCCTTAGCTAATGAGCTGGCGGCGAAGTGTTTTCTGCAGCAAGAACGGGATAATTTTGCCCGGGTGTATCTGAATGAAGCCTATTACGGGTACTACTGTTGGGGGGCAACGGCTAAATTACGACAACTGGAAGCGTCCTATCCTTATCTGCTGGCCCAGCAAGTGATCCATTCCCAACAGGGCACCATCCCGACTACCCCCTTGGTGGCAGCAGCAGCGACGAGTACTATTCGCACTGGTCAAGCGCTGGATCTCTCCACGGTCTTGCAGGCATCACAAGCGATTGCGGGGGAAATTGTCCTCGATAAGCTGTTGATGACCCTGATCAAAATTCTGGTCCGCAATGCGGGTGCCCAAGTGGGTCATTTAATCCTGAATGTGGAAGGTCGGCTAGTGATTGAGGCATCTTTTAACTCCCAGTCTGGCCAGAGCCAGGTGTTGCAGTCTCAATCGTTTGCTGGACAGCTTCCCGACAGTATCGTCAACTACGTGCTCCGTACTCAGGAGAGTGTTGTTCTTCAGCAGGCTACCCAAGACAGTAACTTTGGTCTGGACGCTTATATCACGACCCATCAGCCGAAATCGATTCTCTGTGCTCCGCTGATGAATCAAGGACAATTGAGCGGGATTCTCTATTTAGAAAACAACCTGACGACGGGGGCCTTTACGGCAGACCGTTTAGAGATTTTGCAGCTGCTGTCGGGACAGGCTGCGATCGCAATCGACAATGCGCGCCTTTATACCAACCTGGAAGAGAAAGTCGATGAACGGACCCAGGAACTCTCCCAAGCTCTAGAAGACCTGCAGTTGGCCCAAGACGGCCTGATTCAGTCAGAAAAAATGGCGGCCTTGGGCCAACTGATTGCTGGGGTCGCCCATGAAATTAATACTCCCTTGGGTGCGATTCGATCTTCGATTGAATATATTGCCAATTTCCTCGATCAGCATCTGACGACCCTGCCACAATTTTTTCGGGAGTTAACCCCCCAGCAGGCAGAGCAGTTTAAATCGTTACTCCTGCGTGCCTTAACCCCTTCACCGACCTTGTCAGGTCGCGAACGACGCCATACCCGCAAGGCTTTGGCCAAGCAACTATCTGAACAAGGGATTGCCTCGGCAGAGTCCCTGGCCAGTTTATTGCTGGATCTAGGGATTTGTGATGGCATCCATGACCTCCTTCCCCTTCTATCTGAACCCGAGAGCGAACCCTTATTAAAGATGGTGCGCCAGTTTACGCGGGTGCGAGAAAGTACGCGGGATATTTCTACCGCGAGCGATCGTTCTGCCAAAATTGTGTTTGCCCTGAAAACCTATGCTCGCTACGACCATAGCGGTGAAAAGATTGAAGCCAATATCACGGACGGCATCGAGGCCGTATTAACCCTGTATCACAACCAAATCAAACATGGGGTGACGGTTCATCGCTCCTTCGCCGAACTCCCCCCTATCGCCTGCTATTTTGATGAACTTAATCAGGTGTGGACCAACCTGCTACACAATGCTCTGCAGGCCATGGACCATCAAGGCACCCTTGACATTGATGTCAGCCAACAGGCGGATCAAGTCTGCGTCAAGATTACCGACAACGGTCCTGGCGTTCCCCCTGAGCTGCAAGGCAAAATTTTTGAGCCCTTTTTCACCACCAAACCCCCCGGTGAAGGCAGTGGTTTAGGTCTTGACATTGTCCACAAAATAATTGACAAGCATCAGGGTACCCTAAGCTTGGACTCCGTTCCTGGCCGTACAACCTTTAGTGTGACCTTGCCCATATCTGTCATTCCAACCCCTCAACCGACTCCTGCCCTATGA
- a CDS encoding lipoxygenase family protein, with protein MTHQYSLTGLPTQLAPVEIQQEEHPQSLALARPIQPEPIPTALKAARRKYQYNYSHLAPVAMVDRLPKEELPSGDWWSKLIRTMFKILTNAIVGAHNHHHEHEAEQHASRLIRKTLVDILTQRPEVRWRLIWHLLTTVPTTFLNGLRLSFADSESFLHSLASNLEHDLLRILHLNLKEHLAHECAQDRPTSIEDFNQQFVTIPLPECAQYFQEDEFFAYLRVAGPNPVLLQQVRHLSRDTVRSNFPVTNGHYQAVMGEDDSLQTAVTEGRLYIADYAILAGAINGNYPDQQKYISAPIALFAVPPDDAPSRNLQPVAIQCRQSPGPETPILTPPTGEATKQQHAWEMAKTCVQIADSNYHEAVTHLGRTHLFISPFVIATHRQLLPTHPVSILLRPHFEGTLSINNGAQSMLMAPEGGVDTVLAATIDCARVLAVTGLQSYSFNQAMLPQQLQQQGLDNAEALPINPYRDDALLIWQAIETWVTDYVSLYYPTDDSVQKDAALQAWAKELQAEDGGRVPDFGEEGQLRTQAYLIQAITLIIFTASAQHAAVNFPQGDIMVYTPGMPLAGYRPAPTATALSSQDRLDQLPPLHQALNQMELTYLLGQIYHTQLGQYEKSWFSDERVQAPLHRFQANLLDIEDAIAERNRHRPYPYRYLQPSNIPQSINI; from the coding sequence ATGACGCATCAGTACTCTCTCACTGGCCTGCCTACCCAACTCGCACCTGTTGAAATTCAACAAGAAGAACATCCACAAAGTTTAGCTCTAGCTCGTCCGATACAGCCTGAGCCTATCCCTACCGCGCTAAAAGCAGCTCGGCGAAAATATCAATACAACTACAGTCACCTTGCACCCGTGGCAATGGTGGATCGCTTACCCAAAGAAGAGCTCCCATCCGGAGATTGGTGGTCAAAGTTGATCCGCACCATGTTCAAGATCCTTACTAATGCAATTGTGGGAGCCCACAATCATCACCATGAGCATGAAGCGGAGCAACATGCTTCACGCCTGATTCGAAAAACCTTGGTGGATATCTTGACTCAACGGCCAGAGGTGCGGTGGCGTCTAATCTGGCATCTGCTGACAACGGTGCCAACCACTTTTTTGAACGGCCTACGGTTATCTTTTGCTGATTCAGAAAGCTTTCTGCACAGCCTTGCCTCCAATTTAGAGCATGATCTATTACGGATTCTGCACTTGAACTTAAAAGAACATCTTGCCCATGAATGCGCTCAAGATCGCCCCACCTCTATAGAAGACTTTAATCAGCAATTTGTAACTATCCCTTTGCCGGAATGTGCCCAATACTTTCAGGAAGATGAGTTCTTTGCTTATCTGCGAGTAGCAGGTCCTAATCCTGTTTTGCTACAACAAGTGCGCCATTTGTCTAGAGACACTGTTCGCTCTAATTTCCCCGTCACGAATGGGCACTATCAGGCAGTGATGGGAGAGGACGATTCCCTCCAAACTGCCGTTACCGAAGGGCGTTTATACATCGCCGATTACGCTATCTTGGCCGGGGCGATTAATGGTAACTACCCAGACCAGCAAAAATATATCTCAGCCCCCATCGCTCTGTTTGCAGTCCCTCCTGATGATGCGCCCTCCCGCAATCTCCAGCCCGTTGCCATTCAATGCCGTCAATCTCCGGGGCCTGAAACACCGATTCTGACGCCACCCACGGGTGAGGCTACCAAACAACAACATGCCTGGGAAATGGCAAAGACCTGCGTGCAAATTGCAGATAGCAACTACCACGAGGCTGTAACCCATTTGGGTCGAACCCATCTGTTTATTAGCCCGTTTGTGATTGCCACCCATCGCCAGCTACTCCCGACTCATCCCGTGAGTATTCTCTTGCGGCCTCACTTTGAAGGCACCTTAAGTATCAACAACGGGGCTCAAAGTATGTTGATGGCCCCAGAAGGCGGGGTGGATACGGTCTTAGCCGCCACCATTGACTGTGCCAGGGTCTTAGCGGTAACGGGATTACAAAGCTATTCCTTTAATCAGGCCATGCTGCCCCAACAATTGCAGCAACAGGGTCTGGATAATGCTGAGGCGTTACCTATTAATCCCTATCGGGACGATGCATTACTGATTTGGCAGGCGATCGAAACTTGGGTCACTGATTATGTGAGCTTGTACTACCCCACCGATGACTCAGTACAAAAGGATGCGGCCCTCCAGGCTTGGGCAAAGGAGCTACAGGCTGAAGATGGCGGTCGAGTTCCAGACTTTGGCGAGGAGGGACAATTGCGGACCCAGGCCTATTTGATTCAAGCCATCACGCTCATCATTTTTACGGCCAGTGCTCAACATGCCGCCGTGAATTTTCCCCAGGGCGACATCATGGTCTATACCCCAGGGATGCCGTTAGCAGGCTATCGGCCAGCTCCCACTGCTACAGCCCTATCTTCCCAGGATCGGCTAGACCAGCTGCCCCCCTTACATCAAGCCTTGAATCAGATGGAGTTAACGTATTTGCTGGGGCAGATTTACCATACACAACTCGGCCAGTACGAAAAATCCTGGTTTTCTGATGAGCGGGTGCAAGCCCCTCTGCATCGTTTTCAAGCCAACTTATTGGATATCGAAGATGCGATCGCAGAACGAAACCGTCATCGTCCCTACCCCTACCGCTACCTACAGCCCTCTAACATTCCCCAGAGCATCAATATCTAA
- a CDS encoding response regulator → MTKLAILCVDDEVIILNSLLRQLQTAFDDNYIYETAENASEALELIEELQEENTDLLVIVSDWLMPGAKGDEFLIQVHQKFPGVVKILLTGQADEAAVERAQSQANLFNCLRKPWSESDLIQCIQSALGTV, encoded by the coding sequence ATGACAAAACTGGCCATTCTTTGTGTTGATGACGAAGTCATTATTCTCAATAGCCTCCTGCGACAGCTGCAAACTGCGTTTGACGATAACTACATCTATGAAACTGCCGAAAATGCTAGCGAAGCCTTGGAGCTGATTGAAGAACTGCAGGAAGAAAATACAGATCTGTTAGTGATCGTGTCTGATTGGTTAATGCCTGGAGCTAAAGGAGATGAATTTCTGATTCAAGTCCATCAGAAGTTCCCCGGGGTGGTCAAGATTTTGCTGACCGGTCAAGCCGATGAAGCGGCGGTAGAAAGAGCACAATCCCAGGCCAATCTGTTTAACTGTTTACGTAAACCTTGGAGTGAGAGTGATCTCATTCAATGTATTCAATCAGCCTTAGGGACGGTGTAA
- a CDS encoding sulfotransferase, whose translation MSNLRKPNLFIIGAMKSGTSSLHQYLNNHPSIFMCEPKEPCYFVHPQQLNWPNIKKLGLWENEEKYLSLFQDAGDATILGESSTLYAKDPHVTDVAERLAQFNPEARFIYIMRDPIERTVSHYWHETRQGNENQSLLTAVQKNPLYQDVSNYPQQLKHYFQYFSPDQFLFLTFEQLCNDAEACMTKTFDWLGVDASFAPANLTEKFHATPKQFYQKSALFRLRYTWPFNQLASLLPKKIRSSGLKLAIREVDRDKDAEDLQEATQFLRPILLKQTEELSNLLGMTFPEWKTLYDTKN comes from the coding sequence ATGAGCAATTTAAGAAAACCGAATCTATTTATTATTGGGGCGATGAAATCTGGCACCTCATCCTTGCACCAATATCTCAATAATCACCCGTCTATCTTCATGTGTGAGCCCAAAGAGCCTTGCTACTTTGTGCATCCCCAACAGTTGAACTGGCCCAATATCAAAAAGCTCGGCCTTTGGGAAAATGAAGAGAAATATCTCAGCCTCTTTCAGGATGCCGGTGATGCAACCATTTTGGGTGAATCCAGTACGCTTTATGCCAAAGACCCCCATGTTACGGATGTTGCTGAACGACTAGCCCAGTTCAACCCTGAAGCCCGTTTCATTTATATTATGAGGGACCCCATTGAACGCACGGTGAGTCACTATTGGCATGAGACTCGTCAAGGGAACGAAAATCAAAGTTTGCTAACAGCAGTGCAGAAAAATCCTCTTTATCAAGATGTTAGTAATTATCCCCAACAGCTCAAACATTACTTCCAGTATTTTTCGCCCGATCAATTTTTATTTTTAACCTTTGAACAACTCTGTAATGATGCTGAAGCGTGTATGACCAAAACGTTTGACTGGCTGGGTGTCGATGCATCTTTTGCCCCTGCTAATCTTACGGAAAAATTTCATGCAACCCCAAAGCAGTTCTACCAAAAGAGCGCGTTATTTCGCTTGAGATATACCTGGCCTTTTAACCAGCTAGCCTCTTTACTCCCAAAAAAGATTCGCTCTTCTGGACTCAAATTAGCGATTCGAGAAGTGGATCGAGATAAGGATGCCGAAGACCTACAGGAAGCAACTCAATTCCTCCGGCCCATCCTACTCAAGCAAACTGAAGAGCTTAGCAATTTACTGGGCATGACCTTTCCAGAATGGAAGACCCTGTACGATACAAAAAATTGA